CCTCTACCCGCTCCCGGCTGACAATATCAAAAGGAAGAAACACGGAATCCGGCAGCCGCTCGGCAACCGCCTCGCCTGTGGTTCGCACATCCACCAGCACGGCCTTGCCCTGCTGCACCATGTCGTAAGCCACCTTGGGGGTCATCTTGGTTATTGTAGCCATATGATATCTCCTGATCTCTCGCATAGAGCGACAGCGTGTTGCATAATTGATTAGACTACAGCCATCATACCCCGCTCGGGTATTTTTTCAAGATGTTTGGTGCATTCATGCAAATATCACATCACGCAGGCATTGCAGAATTTGCGAAGCGCTCCCTGCGCGGGTCTGTTTTCCATTCGCAGGCATATTGTCGCTCATCGCATCAGAACAGGGAATCGGTTGCCAACATCCTTCCATCACCCATAATTTTATGCTTGCGCGTGCCATCAAAATATCTTAGTAACCAAGTCCCTTTCGACGACAGCGAATCTCCTTCGCCCAATCGAAAGACCATACGGAGAGGTAGCGAAGTCCGGCCGTAACGCGCTCGACTCGAAATCGAGTTAGGGGTTAATAGCCTCTACGTGGGTTCGAATCCCACCCTCTCCGCCACGAAGTTAAAGCCCCCTGAAGCACGAAAGTGATTCAGGGGGCTTTAACTTTTTCTACACCAGCCGCCTCACGTTCACCGCCGAGATGAACAACCCCATTCAGACTCTTCAGCTTCAGACCATCGGTGCCGTGTAGCTCAGTTCGAACGAGCAATCATCAAGGAGCATCAGCGAGAGGGAATTGCCGAGGCGCTGGACAAAGGCAAGCATTGCGGCAGGTCTGCCAAGCTGTCAGTCGAACAGGTCGATGAACTCAAGGCGCGGATCGAAGCCGGGGAAGAGAAGAAGGGGCTGGCGATGGAGTACGGTATCAGCAGGCAGACGCTATACAGGCTGCAAAAAAGCTAGTAACCTTCCCTTCCTGTATATCTGTTTTGTTATGCCATCCCACTAGCGAGCATCATATGATCGACAATATTCCTACCGCTCAAGACTTTCACGATTCCGGGAAAGAGCTCCTTGCCTATGCTTGGGACATCGTAGCAAGCCTCCTTATGGATTTAAAGGAGGTGTATCCGCCTGATTTTGAAGATGAAGAAAGGGAATATTGGGAGGCGTCCAAGCGACACCTGAACACAGCGGTGTCCATAATGCAGCAAGGAACTGAGTTTCTCCTCAAGGGAGAGATCGCGAATGTTTCACCATATATACTGATTGCTGGAAATCCTAGTTCATGGCCGACACCATACTCTGATGCCAAGCTGCACTTTAATGAGTTTAGAACTATAGACTCTCAGGACCTCATTAAGGTTCACGACACTGTCTGTGAAAGAGAAATGCCTAAGGACTTTACTTCTAATTATAATAATCTTCGTATAATTAGAAATGTTATAATGCATTCGGTGAAAAAAGATATCACGCTTACAGCTATTGATATAATAGAAACAGTATTGTAC
This region of Desulfovibrio subterraneus genomic DNA includes:
- a CDS encoding helix-turn-helix domain-containing protein, producing the protein MEAGEEKKGLAMEYGISRQTLYRLQKS